One Tamandua tetradactyla isolate mTamTet1 chromosome 19, mTamTet1.pri, whole genome shotgun sequence genomic region harbors:
- the FGFBP1 gene encoding fibroblast growth factor-binding protein 1 produces MRIQSLALLSSLLLAGQVLLVEGDKPRKQPGTLDRPEKRHRGRTQARLPGGTFPTQDLAECRWAVTELQEGSVTLKVACTQKDKEFSCYFGGNLDSCLQSVKKTKALWRQLGRSLKGQKNVCKDPESLVRARLCRKKFPEASLKLLNSTLITEKKPSQGDLMPEVKEATRASPVKTQASTTKDPKCVEDPEVVIQRKVALEYCGESWAAICKFFLTMLQDTSC; encoded by the coding sequence ATGAGGATCCAGAGCCTCGCCctgctctcctccctcctcctggcCGGTCAGGTGCTCTTGGTGGAAGGAGACAAGCCCCGGAAGCAGCCTGGTACCCTGGACAGGCCCGAGAAGAGGCACAGAGGCCGGACCCAAGCGCGCCTGCCCGGGGGCACGTTCCCTACCCAAGACCTGGCGGAATGCAGATGGGCTGTCACTGAGCTGCAGGAAGGCAGCGTCACCCTGAAGGTCGCATGCACCCAGAAGGACAAGGAGTTCTCCTGTTACTTTGGTGGCAATCTAGACTCGTGCCTGCAGTCTGTGAAGAAGACAAAGGCCTTATGGAGACAACTCGGCCGGAGTCTGAAGGGACAGAAGAACGTCTGCAAGGACCCCGAGAGCCTCGTGAGGGCCAGGCTGTGCAGAAAGAAGTTTCCAGAAGCCAGTCTCAAGCTACTGAACTCCACTCTGATCACAGAAAAGAAACCCAGCCAAGGGGACTtgatgccagaggtcaaagaggccACACGCGCCAGTCCAGTGAAGACCCAGGCAAGCACCACCAAAGACCCCAAGTGCGTGGAAGACCCTGAAGTGGTGATTCAGAGGAAGGTGGCCCTGGAGTACTGCGGGGAGTCCTGGGCAGCCATCTGCAAATTCTTCTTAACCATGTTACAGGACACATCGTGCTGA